The Carettochelys insculpta isolate YL-2023 chromosome 9, ASM3395843v1, whole genome shotgun sequence genome includes the window CACACGTATATTTATGCTTTTGCAATTCTTCCCAGTATATTATCTGTTCATATGGGTGAATTCCATGGGAGGTAATCAACCTGTTGTATGTACAAGGAGAAAAAGGGACTTTATGTATGTTAAATAAATAGTTTTTAGGTGGGGGTACCATCTTAATTCCCTCGTGGTCAAGACAGAGAGCTACATAAACATCTTCCAAATATAGATTCTTGATCTTTAAAGATGCATGGATAATTTTTGCAGCCAAGGCTCCAGAAAATACATACCCTGTTCCTGAACAAAAATCAGGGTAGTGCTCAGATGGGTATACTTCCTTTGGTACATACCATTTGCTTTGTTTACTTCGATGAGGCCTTCCATTTCTCATAAGGAAGCCAGTGAAGTAAAACTGTGAAGGAGGTGTAAGTGGTCTTAGAAGCCTTTGTATTAAATATTCTGTATTAACAAAAACATCCGTGTCTGTTTTCATGATAAAATTTGCATCAGCACAGTAGGTGGCAACCCACTTCAAGCCCATCATGGTTTTAAGAGTTAGGTTCTTGTATGTGTCCAGAAAGTCTTGTTGAATGATGTCATGATATTGACTGCTTTCCCTCAGTAGAGCTTCATTTTGCTCTTTGTCATTAACGCCTAACATAAATAAGCGAACAAACTTTACTCCTGGAACTGCAGATTCATTTCCCCAAGTTTTCCTGATGGCTTCTCGGTGGCGCTTTTCATCAGCTTTGGTTGCTATTAATAGTACTAAGAAAGGAGTTTTGTCATTACAGATATCTCGCTCATTAATCACAAACCTAAAGGATTGAGTATGATTGAGCTCACTAGCAACTGGCGCCACATTTGCAGGGAGTCCTCCTGCCTCTGTGTTTAATAAGAAGTGTTTGAAGCTGAAAGTATTGTTCCCCTTTTCTTTTGCTGTCTCAGGTTTGTCATACTCTTTGGCAGTGTTTTTTCTAACTTTGAGTTTTGCTAGATCGGAAAAGTAATCAATAGTCTCAggaatgaaaaacaaatatatCCCTACAAAACAGATGGAGCCAACCAAAATTATGCATAACATATGGGACCTCCAAGAAGAATAAAAATAGCGTCTATAACAGGTCATGCTGGCTGTTTTCAAACTGATAAAGAAAAAAACTGCTTTTGGTCACCCAGACACATGAAGAAGATTGTTTGGTTGCAGCTGTTTGGTCTCTTCGGTGACAAATTCAGATGATCAAATCACTCTCAAAGGACCGATTCTTCACTGTTCTTTTAGTTAAAACTGTCCCATGTGTTATGTATGGTCAGAATACGCTGTAGAGTTGTCATTTCCTTATCCAAAGAACAGAGATCATAGTTTTAGACTTTACTTCTCCCTTCATTTTCCAGCTTTTTTTCTGAAGATAATACACataaaaattataaacaaaacaCTTGTTGGCCAATGCAACTTATCCCAAACTTTATAAAATTGGTTAACTTTTATAATAGGAAAAACAaattgcagagataaaatttcacTGAAAATATAACTCCAATGCTGCATCGACACTACaatactctttcaaaaggggaatgcaaatgaagcaaatcaTAAATCCAAATGAAGCGTTGATTtccatatctcatgcttcatttccataatcacatttttgaaagagagtttttcaaaagaaaaacagcgggaagaagggtgctttcgaaaatcgGGCGagggttttttttgaaagaatgccgtctacactgctgtttttctttcaaaagactcttttgaaattgtgaatATTCAAATgtggtgtgagatatgtaaattggcatGTACATTTCAGGTCTCACACTGCTACAGaacccaacagaaaaaaaaaagttactttccTGAGCATAGCAGTGCTTCACCTAACAAGACCAGCTAACTAGAGTGACACAAAAGTATAGGAAGCTGGGACAGGTAAGAATTTGAGGCATCATGAGGAAGACTCCACACATGAGTACGTTCAGCTAAAATCTGTTTCACAGCTTTGAATAGCTGCACCtccaaatgttttcttttgaagtGAGCATTGTGggtgaaaatgaaaaagaaatacctgtggctgggatgccagaaATGAAGCAGAAAGGAACAGTTAATGTAGAGTAAAACAGCTAGTATGTTTTCTTTAAATTGCTCTAGGCATGAGCATCGCATTTGCCAGTATTCACAGGTACATTGTGTGGAAGTGTATACTTAAAATCATTCAATTCTCTTGCAATGTATTGATCTGAATGTTCCAAGTTATGAATAGGTGTTTGTAAGTTAACTGAAAGAAATCGCTGGATTTTACACAAAGACCAgttcaggttgcacctctctggtccagcaccctcaggcccTGAGCAGTCTCAGACCAgggttttgctggaccaggacaGGTCAATGCTCTCTGTGTTCCCTtctcagccaccagccccagccacttccctgacACCGCCTGTGactctctggccccagccattcACTGCCAGTTCCTGGCCCCAACCACAGGAGCACAAggcttcctggctcccactccCTAGCCCTGGTCACAGGACAACAAGCTTCCAATCTTCCAGTGCCAGCCATGAGTAGCCGGCTTCCCTTTTTGGCTTGACACAagcttcctgccccagctgtgaTTTCCTGGCCCTCGGTGCcacaccccacctctccctggcAGCTCTCGAGCTACTGCAGCTCCACCACTTCCCAGCCCACTGCTTGCTGCCTCTTCTCACCAGCTTGCCAGCCAGCTTCCTGGTCCTACCACCTTCCTAACTGGCTTCCCGGCtccaccagctccccagctgctggggcccgcCAGCTCTCTGTCTGCTTCTCAGCCTGGTTCCCGTGTCCCTGTTGACTTCCCAGCTGCCATGCCAGggctgcagcacctccagcttcTCAGACACTGCTCCCCACTGGCTTACTGGACACAGCATCCTGCCTTCctacctgcagctgcctgttcccTGTCACTGGCTTACTGGACCAAGggtattgctggaccagagagtcctggattttTGAGGTTCAATCTTTATAACCAAAAATGTATAAGATTTCTTGGGTAGTGCATCTCCAGACATGATTTGTATAGGGGATCATTGCTACCCAAGGCAGAATCTTTAATACTAGGTGTTGTATCACAGTGTAGATAGCAACTGCAATAAGAAAGTATATCCAAAAATGATAGACAAGAAAATGGGTGCACCACACCCAAAATAAGGCAATCTTGCTGCTTTATTGCCAGACAGGTTGAAGAGGATGAGGTCAGAGTAGCTGCAAAAGGGGAATGATGATCAGCTTTGTGACTCCAGCTCATCCCCCCTTTCAGAGAATATGACCACATGCCCAAGACATGGGcagcccttttttttccccacacagcaAGCAAGTGCTGGACAAAGGAACTCAACATGGGAGGGAGGTTAGATTCCTGTGATGGTGCATCAAGGAGCCAGCCCCTCGCTCCCTTCTAATAGCCCATGTTAACTCTCCTAGAAAGGGAGGATGGGATGGAGAGGTAAGGGTTAAGCTAAGGGTTAACTGAAAGAATTTGCATGGAAAAAGTGAAGATGGAGGCCTGGAAGCTCCAGGaaattatctgaaaaaaaaaaaaaggtttgccTGCACGGTATACTTTATCTGACAGTTACACTCAGACATCTATATACTAAAGTTGCGCCAATATAAAGAATTTCTGCCTACTGTTTTGTTTGAagtgtttttttcttgtttgtatgTGTGTTTATTTCTCACTAGTTCTGTGAATTTATGATGGAATTTGTATTTCTGTCCCAAAACACAATTACTCAGTACATacatttaatatattttgttataaAGTTAAAGTTGTTTGTGGATATTCTTAGAAAGAACTCATAGAAATGGCCAAAAGCAGAATGAATGAAGAGTTCACAAACACGGTGAACCAAAACTTAGTTTGCGAATCAGTTCATGAAcaactttttttctgtttgcccACTTTTGCATGCACGTATATTAAGGTAAAAGCAAAACTATATATCAAACTTCATGTAAGACTGCTTTTATATATAAATTATCACTTCAATATATGAGAATGTTTATTTATTACCAAATTGTTTTAGTTACCTGAGTTCACATATGGTATTTTTTCTTTGTGCTTTTCCTGATCACTCTGAACTTGGATGGCATAATGTCATTTTGCTTACATTGTTTTTACACCCCTGTAATTCTCTTGTATGGTAGACTACCCCATTGAAGAGGTGATGGCAAATACCTAGAACACATTCCTTAAACCATTTAGACCATTCACAATTCACAGTTTGATAAATAAGGTAATTATGTGATTGGGTACAACGTTCATGCTGTTGAACAAAGCTGTAGTTATATTTGCAAATATTGACTGTACTTAACCTTGCGCTTTCAACTCTTAAAATGTTAAAGCAGATAGAGACACTCACATCTTGCACTGAATTATCTATTAAAATTCTTCACAAAaagaattcattttaaaaacaagaaagttTCTTACCAACATAGATTCACACTAGAGAACTGAGAGCTCATGCAGATGTACTCTTCTGATGgaggatgtaaatttccagttcCTTGACAAGTAGTTAATGGTGATCTAAACTAGCAAAACGAACATGAGAGTGACTTTTACTCACCAAGGCTGATACCTTTTCCAGGAGTGGGTGTAGCCTACAAGCTGTAATATGTTAGCAATGCTTTATTTCATTGTTCAATGGATGCAATAAAATAGAGATGACAGGTTAGTTAGAGTTTCCTCATTTGAGCATTCTATACTTCCTTATTCTTGTCGCCGTTCTACTCTGGCTGATAAAGAAAACTTGTAGAGCTTGTGTTCTATGGAATTCAGCAATATTCATTGTGTTAAGTGTtcaagagttgttttttttttttaaatccaacttGGAAAAATTAAGATTGCTTTTCACTGTGATGTAAATGTAACAGTCAGTAAAATTAAGACGGAACCTATGGCCAGCAAGGTACATAAAATCACGTTTAAGTCCAGTGATACTATTCATATACTTGTAGTTAAGAAGGAACATAGGCTAGGGCTGTACTGTAGCAATACCTTTAAATTGTGCAAAttatgtaagttattttga containing:
- the LOC142017800 gene encoding beta-1,3-galactosyltransferase 2-like yields the protein MTCYRRYFYSSWRSHMLCIILVGSICFVGIYLFFIPETIDYFSDLAKLKVRKNTAKEYDKPETAKEKGNNTFSFKHFLLNTEAGGLPANVAPVASELNHTQSFRFVINERDICNDKTPFLVLLIATKADEKRHREAIRKTWGNESAVPGVKFVRLFMLGVNDKEQNEALLRESSQYHDIIQQDFLDTYKNLTLKTMMGLKWVATYCADANFIMKTDTDVFVNTEYLIQRLLRPLTPPSQFYFTGFLMRNGRPHRSKQSKWYVPKEVYPSEHYPDFCSGTGYVFSGALAAKIIHASLKIKNLYLEDVYVALCLDHEGIKMVPPPKNYLFNIHKVPFSPCTYNRLITSHGIHPYEQIIYWEELQKHKYTCGE